CTAAAGAAGTCTGAATCTAAAGACTTTGTCTTTCTACTTGATACACAGTATGTGTAGGACCCTGAATCGCAGTTGCGGTGGTCTATTCATGTGCGCTGGACAGCTTGGGGGAAGGGGAGGAATGCTTTAAATTGTATTGAATGATAACCTGACTACTAAAAGCTGTCGTGAAAACCAGTAGTCATTGTGTGAAGTCATTGAGATGCAAGAGAGCATTGCACGCTATTTTCCAGACGTTAAAATGAGGTGCGTTGTGAGTTTATACCGGATACTTTCAGAATTATCAGAGGAAAAGTAGCTaatcaataaaaacaacatttacatAGCAGAGCTGTCATAGACGGGTCATCCAGTTTGTAAGCTGGGTTATACAACCATTATAGCTGCTTATGTAAACTAAAAATATTATAGTATGATAACATTTCCTGAAAATACCCGTGCAATGCAATGCTATAGGGTTGTATTTCAGTGGATGTGAAGGGCATTGCTATGAGGATGCTAATGGGTTCTGAAttgtttttagcatgttttCAGGGTTGTAGTCAGGGTATAGCTTTGCTAAGTTATTGCTTACTATAATTTTGGTCTCTAAATTTGCGCTCTTATAATGTAAAGTAATGACTACTAGGCTGATCTACAGGAGATGGGGCATTTTGTGTATATATAGTAAAAGtggtgtttctgtagctcaattggtagagcattgcattagcaatgcaaaaATTATGTGTTTGATCCCATTGAtgtaaatgtatacttttatcTAGCAGAAGCCCACTCATGAGATCAGCGGATACGATGATGCACTTTTGTTTATGATTATGAGGATATTATGTTTCCCCAGCTACGATAGAGATCAAAACATTGCACGGTGCGCATGTACTAGCCTGTCATTGAGTTCATGCTGTCTTCATTTTTATACACTGTGTGCAGGTGCCCAATgcatttgtattaaaacataaGAATACAGATTTTGAAAGGGGTAAAGCATTCCCTTCCCCTCTTTCTGAAATAGTCAGGTGAGTCAGCGAGTGTTTGTGTTAGATTGTCTATTGCTAAGTCCTCTTTGTGTACAGGTCAGTGCAAGTTTTCATCCAGATTAGGGTGGACGCAGTATTATATTCTATAGATAGACCTACATAGTTGCATCCGTGGATGGTTGGTGCCGTCTCATCACTTTCAGGGCCAAATATGACCCAGTTTACTGACACACTAATGCTAATCTCTCTTTAGCCAGAAGCACTTGCTCTTAGTGTCGTTCTCAATAAAAGGTGCACGGTCGGAAATGCAGTCAAACCAGGTGACATCGGTTTATTCAGGCAGTGTATCCAAAATAGAGGGGCAACCATTTTTGCATACCTTGTTCTGTTCGCCTACATGCAACATTTGTTATGATCCAAAATTCGAAATGTTATCGCCCCTCACAGGTactaaaaatgaataaaatgatgGTGGATATCCCTCATTGGTGCAGTAGTTCTGTTTAAACATCATGACCCACTTGATCAAAATGATTGTTACTGAACAGATTGCGTGCACGTTAGCATTGAATAAATAGTCTAGCCGTTCGGGTAACACATCATTTCTAGAGCAAGTTTATTTGGTAGGTGACGATAAATCCTAAATTAACCTCAAAGGTGTTAATCAGGTGAAAGTTCGCCTTGCATGGGGAAATGCACATAGATGAGCTGAACATCAGAGAGGATGTGGATCGTGTAGTTGAGATAACCTTAAGGTTAGGTTTACTGTGGAGACCTGCTGTTCCtctcttttcctattttaaacatATTCCACTGTTTAAAGTTCTTCTGCTTTTTATTCTCTCTATGGACTGCTGTGTTTGGTCTTTGGTATGAGTGAGTGGGTTGTGTGTATAATTTTGCATGTTTTATAAACTCTACATTTTGCTATCTTGACAGAGCAGCACTCTTCGTTCTTATAGGGTGAATCTCTCAAAAACATCCCCCAAAATATCTAGAGAAAAAGTTGCCTTAATAATCTTATTCAGTCTGTTTTGGGATTTTTTTGTATTGTCAGGGATTTTACCCTAATTCTCATTAGCTTAATGCATTTGGATGAGAATTTACAAAAATGAAACTCCCACCTCTTCCATTGGTTAGATACATGTGGTCCTGCCCCACACCATTGATTGAGCTGATGCTGGGATGTACAAATGCATTACAAAGCACCTTGAGTAACCAACCTACACCTGGCTTACATATAATAGTTCTGCTTATTAAACTGGCATACTAAAGCTGGATTTACACTGCAACTCTTGATGCCCAATTCCGATTTCTTCCATGTatccgatttttttttttttttttgacaacctgcgtacatcatcttttaaaagcgACTCGTAACCGATATCAGCATTTAGACTAAACAATCGgcaaaacaattcaatgcaGACATACTGACCCGGAACAGCTTAAACCACAGAGGATGTAAAATGTTGTGATATGCAATGGACACCGACACAAGGATTATATAAGATTATAgagctttatttctgtaacaagacataaaactttAATATTACTCCACTAAGCGGAGCCGTCGTCCTCCATTGTGCTGCTAAGGAGAGTCATGTTAACGCAGATGGTGTCCACCTGAGTTGGCGCATTTGCTAGCATCGCATTTTTAATGATACCCGACACGTCTTGAGATGGGAACATCGGATCTGTCCGCTCACATTGTGGACGTGAATGCATGTATCAGATTCATATCTGGTTTATTTCCAGATATGAATAAggcagtccttccagaaaaacgtaGTTTTTTTTgcgattgttgcgggcaaataTCCTTGATCTtacggcacgttttcttaaaaaatgcgagggaatatgcaggatatttatggaattttatgcaataaaattgcgggaactttcAAAAACggcaggaacttgcaaaaactgtttgcagcttttcaatgatgttcacgtcacataatcgcgtcacttcataacgttcccatggcaacaggggacatggctgcgcttgtgtgaggtaaatgcaacatttttcaactttctgcgaAGATGTATGttatttttgctacgaaaatgcggggattatgaaatcatgcaagccccgcaaaTTTTGTGCAGGGAAATCTGCagtttatgctgcgaaagtgtggcatatttgaaaaaatgcgccccccgcataaatataaagactttggctgattatgcgttaaATCATGCGATTGTGCGATTATagtcacgtttttctggagggactgataaGGCCTCTATGCGGAATATATGCGCTTTTATCTTGCTTAAACATTTGTAGGTCATATCAGATCTGTACCACATGAGGGAAAAAATCGGAATTGAGTCACTTCAAACATGCAATGTAAATGCAGCATAATTCACCTGCCTCAATTTTTTTCTAAGCaaaatattattctttttcatTTTGGGTTGTGTTTTTGTGAGATTTATCCTTTAGCAAAGTATCTGGATATACGTCTTTTGTTTTCCACTTTTTCTTTTCACATcttctgttttaaacatttttatacgTGACTAGCTAGGTGTTTTGCGCACTTTTGTGCATAATGGTTGTGTTGTTCAGGTTGCAGTTCCCACAACTGGCCTTGCGGCGGCGTTTAGGTCAGCTGAGCTGCATGTCCCGGCCTACTGTCCGCCTTCGCTCATGGCCTCTGTCCTTCCTGTACTACATCCTGCCATTCGGAGCACTCAAACCTCTCGCCAAAGTGGGCTGGAGGCCCACAAGCAGAGTAAGTATGGGTGGAAATGTCAAATAGACCCCAAATACCTCTGAAGTTGTGTGCTATATCTCACTATCCAGAGACATTGATATCCATCAGTGTAAAGGCCCATTTTGCTTTTCAAATCATGACAGGCATTGGGTGTTAACAGGTGCGTAGGATGGTGCTTGGGTTTGATGATGTGACTGTGTCTGTGATGATGGGtacaatattaaaatgtttaggTGTAATGCCCTAGATAACGGTAGTACATATTTAGGATCAGCTTTTTGTATACATAACTTTTTGGCTTGCTCCCCCCatctcaaacttagaatttgatttaaacaaaacatatgatGCAATGCAGTGCTGCTGGTTAGTAGACTTGTTTTTGGTttgattacacagaatttatgataaattgatAAATTGGAACCACTTTGAGAACCATTACCATAACCCCAAGAAGTTGATCTACAAATCTGATCTGAGGTCAGCAAAAAGGGCTTTCAGCAGATGGCTACTTGCATATGAACCCGCTGAGCTCTGTGCTCCATTTGGACTGATGTGAAAGAGTCATTGTCCCTGATAGCTGTGCTGAACTGAGAAATACTTTGTGTCCAGGCCCAGTTGAAGGCAGAGTGCCACGGTGGGACTGACACCACTATTGTATAGCTCTCACCAGTCAGAAATTCACCAGTCACCCCATGTTAATGCTTAAACAGATACCGTATATCCAGTGGAAGTCAGGAAGTTGAAGCAGAAAATATACAAATTGCTTGttaatgtaaatgttgtttATGTATAATTCTAATTAATGACTAAAAGTCTTGTGGCAGGATTGCGCGACCACTCCCCTTATTCTGCCTTCAGATAAACCTTCTGATGTTCGCATAAGGGTTACGGGTATGTCTGAACTGCACaggtgacagatcaactaagcaatataaTACGCACGTGAGAGGGCTGTGTCGCCGTGTATCAAACAACTCAGAAAACACAGACTTAAaggacagggttcccacgggtccttgaaatgcTTGAaaatttgtgaatctgggggaaaaaattcaaggcccttggaagtttttgaaaatatacatggaTACAGCAGctaattgaaagtgcttgaatatattttatgcaagaagttttttgGAAAaagtagtgtaggataatatcataaaattttagactttttaagcacacgtgctaaactgttcacttaaaatgcttatatcttctgtatgtgaatgttgattcataccaaaatgctttttggcatagtcgggtttgacaaatgaaaacgtctccaggttacgtatgtaactcttgctccctgagaagggaacgagacgctgcgtctcccttgccatacttcctgtgtccgtgtaacgccgtctttggcaaaatttcagatagcgatatacttcctggctcccgcgtcaccctgtctttgtcgttaagcctcaccattggttgaatttgatatacacattcagacgcacttacccctggaggcgtccctaaagtgtcaccgcagttcctttgaaagggaactgtaacaatgtatcttaaaaggcaacatgatgtaaccttgctcttactttaaatatgtccccacatttagtccttgaatttgagggtattggacctggaaagtcattgaaaggtccttgaatttgaagttaactaaggtgtgggaacaatattttactatgttcttacctcaacttagacgaattaatacatccctatcttttttcaatgcgtgcacttaatctttgtacagcacgtcgtgaatgtgttagcatttagcctagccccattcattccttggaatccaaacagggatgaatttagaaattATGATGTTACTGCACGTTGAGGTCGATGTGCTGCAAACTAAAAAATAAGACTGTCTCCAATTTTCTGAAGAAAATACTCGCAATGGTCATTCCAAAATATCAATGCGTTGCgtccactgatctatataattGACTGGATGGCGCAttgaacgcttaacgtaacagcgtgaggtgaagccagcgcagagttcgagccgccatcttggtatacccaaccggcagagggcgtcattgacttccattcaaaatcatgttttaaattcacccgctttacagcgtatcagtcacgcaagattatttttaggatatgtgacATAAAtgaactgttaattctggtgttatttgcagtgtttatgttttaatcgggcaggaaaatggatttataaaaaaaaaacgttaaggtgagtgtgtctgctgcattctgttaatgacacgggtataaataaagtttttttgacattcagctacacggtcagcgctatttctctaaataagtttaggtaacttgtaagtttagataacataaaaccagcaaattattgcatgaacatacggtacaaagcatgattaattgtttagatttcagaatgagcacgtttgtcattaatactaaatatgctgcggtctgtctgctgatctgatactgtaatgaagatgaatgtataataactgattaaaaactaaaatgtacaactttcagtaaataactatgtacatgcttaggccgtttatgttgtaataatgtagagggtaacttcagatataaaaacgaagactagtaaagtgatgttttatcattaaaatctgatcgcgtccattgatttaatagaatgtttgggtataccaacatggcggcgcggtggcttcacagttgtgacgtcatgcgcaatccagtcatttatatagatcagtggttgcgtcatgtgaaccatgtgcatcatgtgtcttgtcaaaataagtgtctgctgcacacgcgtcaaaagggtttatgataaaagagacgttcacaAAACAACCGTCACTTTTCATAAACACCTTATACCTTAAATGCACTATAACTAATTTTTCTTCTGCCAAAGTTATGTGTGTGATGTAAATGCCTACACTTCCTGCTGTTAAACCATTTGCAACCCACCACCCTGTAAGAGTTTCCACATTTAGCATCCTGTCTATCAGCTGAGAGATTGAAGCTGACTACTGTAATCCACTTACAACGAACACTCAGGCTAGATCCTGTCCTGTATCCCAGCCATAGGATCACTCCATGCCCACATCAATAATGATCAGCAGGCTAAACTGATCTAAACACTCCTGCGGATGAAACGGTAGACGGTACAGCTCGCTGCTGCATGTGTGGGACTCATAGCAACACTGTTGCTATTGTTACTTTTGCAGGGTTTTACCTGACCACTAGAATTAACacctctttaaaaataaatgtttttgtcctttctttaaaaattacttttttatggGCACATCATGTACCATGTTATATATGCCTAATATtttattgatgcattttaaaagtGATGGTTCATTGTATACATCTATTTATACTACAgggctgttaaatgctttattctgattggttgagaaatgttccacgtgtatgcattattttttgataaatgcaaattTCACCAAAGCAATGTCTTGGCCATGTCTGTGGTCAGTGTGGGATAAGcaaaataattgactccagtcctttgaattatttaaaaataatgcacactccgcTTCGCATTGTGCTGCATTGCCAGCGTTGGgtgtgcatgatttttgaaaaagtCAACGACCCGTCCTCAATTATTCTTTGCAAACTTTATTGCACTTGTCCAAGCCCTCCCACACTTTGTGTTCTTACAGAATACATTTACCTATCTACATTAATGCTTTAAGATACATTAGGTACCATCAAAGTGGACCAAAGTTTTTAGTAggattgctgtaaatgtattccTGACCACAATTGTTTCATGGCTGTTTCTTTACTTTTTATTTGGGTGCAGGTTACGATCTACAAATCCATTCCCACGAGATTGCTCTCCAGAGCCTGGGGTCGTTTAAATCAGGTGGACCTGCCCACGTGGTTACGAAAACCTATTTACAATTTGTATATATGGACATTTGGGGTCAACATGAAAGAAGCGGCTGTGGAAGATCTACAGCACTACAGAAACCTGGGAGAGTTTTTTAGGCGCAAACTCAAACCTCAGGTCCGACCAGTATGCGACTCGCACTGCGTGGTGAGTCCGGGTCAAAAGCCCATTCTTAAAATCAGATATCCATGTTGTTCAATGACTGAGCAAACtagatttacattttatattacaGTCCTCTTGTgtgtaattatacatttgaGTAAGTGAGTATAATCAGTTtgacaacatgtacttactgtagggtttgggtttggtttagggttagttgcatgtaattatgtgtaattatcggccgatagtttaaaaacagaggACAGTCATGGCTGATATATCATGTCAATCAAAAgtgaacaggaaaatgcaatgaatttcaGCTcagtgtatagaaaatgtaaagtaacATCTCTAGTTTAATGTTTAGtatggtcattatatgaatgaataacatttagaaaatgtaatcttcagaatttagttaatgcaagttaatataaccatcAACAGATATCCGTCAGAATAACCAGCTATATTGGTATTGGTGGGAAAATGTAATATCGGTGCATTTCTGGcgttaacccattgttgggtgaaATACAGAGGTGGACAGTAGCCTACTTAAGTATgtgttacattttccaagcatctgtaaTTTATCAGTACAGTGTTTGTCTTTGGGAAAAcatttacttcactacattccagagcatagaatcatactgtttattcttttatattgaatattaaatttaatttaatacccAATTACAAGAAAATTGTatgcttttgtacttttactcaagtaaaagtaatttttttcttaagtaaaattatgtgtaatgtatttaaatataaaattttaaacaaaaactttttttatttatgaaattTAATGGAGTAAAAAGTATGATATTATCCTTTGAAAATGTACAAAGAAAAACcccataaaatacaaatacttgaaaaatgtactcaagtagaaagtaaaaatacttcacTACTGTCCACATCTGCTCTTATTACTAAAATATGTGCATATGTGTAACCCAAACTAGTTTTAAATTCACTAATCATATTTGAATGTGGGAAACCCAGATTTCAAGTTGTTTGCATTCTCATAAAGTCTCATTTGTCACTTCATAGATCAGCCCAGCTGATGGCAAGATTCTTCATTTTGGTCACGTAAAGAACTGTGAGGTGGAACAGGTAAAGGGTGTGACATACTCCCTCGAGACGTTCCTCGGGCCCCGCACCTGTACTGAAAGTCTCCTGAATAACAGAAATGAgtactttattaaaaaacagtAGCCTTGCCTTTGCCTTCCTGAAAAGTGAATTGCTTGCTCATTGATAATGTAATCTTGCGTGAAAATTTTATCATGTATGAAttctggttctgttgttgatctgttacTGCTGTTTGCgcgtttaaataaaataaaatgttttttattgtttttacagACAACCATCAATTGTattttactcaatgacaatttaatattaaaggaacagtatgtaagaaatgtatataaatgaatcataaaatggtcctgatatgtcactagacattaagaaatcatgtccatttcaaatacttatatcactgacaacagtggtccagccaggatattgtcatttaaaaagtggagttgcagccctcaactgatgtttatgttgtcatgttgtgtattggccaccagttgtgtgattgcagtaccagttttagccacatgttttgtgattgcaataccagttttggccacattcctacatactgtttctttaaaatcgtatcggttaacggttaatgttcagttaacaTTAGCTGCGGTTGTCGGTTGGGAAAATGAACTGAAATGAACATCTATAATTCTTACCCAAGATAAATGATGGATATCTATGAATGGTGTTAAAGCCTCTAATtctgaaatttgattggttaataGTAATGTTTCATCAACACTATCCAGCATA
The sequence above is drawn from the Misgurnus anguillicaudatus chromosome 22, ASM2758022v2, whole genome shotgun sequence genome and encodes:
- the pisd gene encoding phosphatidylserine decarboxylase proenzyme, mitochondrial isoform X5, translating into MRLQFPQLALRRRLGQLSCMSRPTVRLRSWPLSFLYYILPFGALKPLAKVGWRPTSRVTIYKSIPTRLLSRAWGRLNQVDLPTWLRKPIYNLYIWTFGVNMKEAAVEDLQHYRNLGEFFRRKLKPQVRPVCDSHCVISPADGKILHFGHVKNCEVEQVKGVTYSLETFLGPRTCTESLLNNRNEEDPGTFQESLVTKEGNELFHCVVYLAPGDYHCFHSPTDWRVAHRRHFPGSLMSVNPGVARWIKELFCHNERVVLSGEWTHGFFSLTAVGATNVGSIRIYFDKELRTNSPRYSKGTFNDLSYVTNNNQEGISMRKGEHLGEFNLGSTIVLLFEAPRNFTFNLQAGQKIRFGEPLGTM